The Desulfobaccales bacterium region CGCCGCGGCCGGGCCCACCTTCAGGCGCACCCGGAAAGGCTCCCCCTGCATGAGGCCGAAGGCGCGGCCCTGCTCCGGCAGCTCCAGCGGGGGGTCAAAGCGCCGCTCCGTCAGTTCCACCGCCAGCAGCCGGTGCACCGCCAAAAGCATGTTGTCATAAACCACTTCTGCGGGGCCGTCCTCGGTCATGCGCCAGCAACGCAGGTACAAGGTGGCATGATGGGGGAGGAAAAACAGCGGGGCCACGGCGTATTCCCGGGGCTTGGGCTGCTTGGGGGAATGGTACCTGACCCGGCAGACGCGGTGCTCGGTCATGGCGGTGAGCAGGGTGTGCACCAGATCCTCCCGACCGGAATAGTCCACCATCCCCTTGGCGCTGGCCTGGGCCAGAGGAGTGAAGGCCTGGGAACGGTCCCCCGGGTCCGGCAGGAGGGTGGTGGTGCGGGCGATGGCCTGGCCCACCTCCTCCTGGAGCTCGGGAGGCAGGAGGTGGCAGACAAAGTCCCGGCACAGGAGCAGAAGCTGGATGGCCCGGGCGTCCAGGCACACCCGGGGCGGCGTGGCGGGGGTTTTCACCCGCACCCATTTGCGCCGGCCCTCCCGCCAGCTCTCCACCGTCAGGGTGCGGCTCATCTCGATCTGCTCCAGCATGCGGAGCACCGTCTGCTTGGAGCAGCGCAGCATCCGGGCCAGCTGCGGCAGGGAATACTGCCGGCCGCTGAAAAGCAGCAGGCCATAGAGGTTGAGCATCCTGGCCGCGGGCGAGACATGGGGCGCAAGTTTCTCCGGCATGGGGGCCCCCGAAAAATTTTTTTGAATTCCGCAATCTGGAACATGGCCATGATACCACATTTTCCGGGGGAGACAGTTCATTTTTGGAGGTGCCCCATGCCGGAGATCATGCAGGATTTCTTCCCGAAACTGGAGGCCGGGCCGCCCGCCACGTTCCGCAACCTCAGCCTCTGGCCCTTGTTCTACGAGGCGATTCCTGCTCCTGTCTATCTCACCCTGGAGGCCGCCCTGGAGCAATGGGTGCTGGAGATCACCGAAATCAGCGAGGAGGGGGTGGTGCCCCAGATCCGTTTCCGTAATCAGAGCCAGACCCCGGTTCTGCTGCTGGCCGGGGAAGAGGTGGTGGGCGCCAAACAGAACCGCATCCTCAACACCAGTCTCTTGGTGCCGGGGGAGGCGGAGGTGAAGGTGCCGGTCTCCTGCGTGGAGCAGGGGCGCTGGTCCTACAAAGGGCGGGAGTTCACCAGCGAACGCCGGGTGAGCTCCCCCACGCTCCGGGGCAAGGTTCAGGGCCGGGTGTATCAGGCCCTCCGGTCCGGGCTGGGCTACATGGCCGACCAGACGGAGGTCTGGGAGGAGGTGCGGCGCAAGGCCTCCCGGCTCCGGGTTGACAGCCCCACCCTGGCCATGTCGGATATCTACACCTCGTATGAGGAGGAGCTCCGGGAGTTCTGCCGCCACTTCCCGCTGGTGCCCGAGCAAAAGGGGTTTATGGCCGCCCTCCAGGGCCGCCCGGTGGGTCTGGAGGCCTTTGACAGCCACAACAACCTGGCCCGCTACTACGCCAAGCTCCTCAAGGGCTATGCCCTGGACGCGGTGGAGGCCCTGCACAGCCGCCAGCGGGGCAATGGGCCGCGACTGAAGGGGCCGGAGGACTTCCTGCAGCAGTTGGGCTCCCTCCCCGTCAGCCTGCGGCCCTCGCCGGGTCTGGGGCAGGACCTCCGGGCGGAGAACGAGGCGGTGGTGGGCGCCGGCCTGCTCTGGCAGGACGCCCTGGTCCACTTCAGCCTCTTCCCCAAAGAACCGGAGGAGCGCTCCGGCCGCATGATGCCGCCCCGCCGCCGGGCCCGGATGATCTAACCCCCCTAATACTCACGGTCGGGGGCCCGACGCCCCCGGCCGGCAGGTGCAGACCAGCAAAAGGAGAGCGGCAGCCACGGTCCGATTTCTGCCGGGACATGTCAGAATGTGGCTGCCGTCTCTCGAAGTCAAACCCCCCATCTCACAGCTCCATGGTGACCCGGCGGATGCCGCCCTCCGGGGGGTGGATGGTAAAGCCCATCTTTTGCACCAGCGCCAGCATGGGCTTGTTTTCCGCCAGCACCTCGCCCCACAGGAAGCGGACGCCGTGGTCCCGGGCGATTTCGATGACCCGGGAGATCAGTTTGGACCCCAGGCCCTTGCCCTGCCACGGGTCGGCCACAATGACGGCAAATTCTGCGGAACTCCGGTCCGGAGACATGACCAGGCGGCCCACCCCCATCATCACTTCAGGGGCCGGAGGAGTGCCGAAGGCCGCCAGGCCGATTTCCCGGTCGTAATCGTTTTGGGTGAAGCGGATGAGAAAACTGTGGGGAAAGCTCTTGATCAGACGGAAATAGCGGAAATACAGTGTTTCATCGGAGCAGTTCTCCAACAGCTCTTTCACCAGAGGCTCATCCTCCGGCCGGATGGGGCGGAGCCGCACCGGGGTGCCGTCCTCCAGGAGCCAATCGCTTTCATACTGGTTGGGATACGGGGCGATGATGAGATGCCGGGGGGCGGGAACGTCGCTTTGGCGCAGGAGGATGCGGGCATCCACGCAGATGGGTTTGCCGTTCTGGATGAGCAGCGGGTTGATGTCCAATTCGGCAATGTCGGAGAAATCCGTCACCAGTTGGGACAGGCGCACCAGGATGGCCGCCAGCTCGTCCAGGTTGGCCGGGGGGAGATGGCGATAGCCCTGCAAGATCCGGTACACCCGGGTGCGCTCCATCATTCTCCGGGCCAAAAGCAGGTTGAGGGGCGGGAGGTCCACGGAGGAGTCATGGAAAACCTCGGTAAAGATGCCGCCCATGCCAAAGACCAAGAGGGGGCCGAAATGAGGGTCCTGTTTGGCCCCCAGGATAAGCTCCAGAGGCGCGTTGGTCACCTGGGTCTGGATGGTGACTCCCAAAAGGCGGGCCTCAGGCCTAAGCGCCCGGGCCCGGGAGAGCATGTCCTCAAAGGCCCGGGAGACCTCGTCATCGCTCATCAGCCCGGGGCGCACGCCGTCCACGTCGGATTTGTGGGAGATATCCGGGGAATGGATCTTCATCACCACCGGATAGCCCAATTTCCTGGCCGCACTGACCGCGGCGGCGGCTGAGGCGGCGGTCAGGGTCGTGTTGACCGGAATACCGTAGGCCGAGAGGATGGCTTTGGCTTCGATCTCACCGAGGAGCAGGTTTTGCCGCTGAAAACACTCCTCGAGGAAGGTCCGGGCCTGCCGGGTATTCACCTGAATCTCGGAGGGCAGCCGCGGCGGGGTCTCCTGCAGAAGCTCCAGGTTCCGGGTATAGGAGTACATCTGCATGAAGGTGTCCACCGCCTCCTCCGGGGTTTCAAAGGTGGGGATGCCGGCCGCGTTTAAAATCTCCACGCCGGCGGCCACGTCTTTGGCGCCCATCCAGACCGCGAAGGCCGGCTTGTCCTGTTTCTTGATTTCCCCGGCGATGGCCTGGGCCACCCCGGCGGGGTCGGTCATGGCCTGGGGGGAGAGGATGACCACCAGGCCGTCCACTTCGGGAGCCGCCAGCACAATCCGGGTGGCGTCCAGAAAGCGGGGCGGCGGTGCATCCCCCAGCACGTCCACCGGATTGCCATGGCTCCAATGGGGGGGCAGGACCTCGTTCAGCCGGTCGAGGGTCTCCGGGGTCAGGACCGCCGGCTCCATCTGCCACTTGCTGAAGGCATCCACCGCCATGACTCCGGGGCCGCCGGCATTGGTGATGATGGCCAGATTGCCCCCTTTGGGTCGGGGCATTTTCCCCAAGGCTTCGGCACAGTTGAACAGTTGGGTGATGGTGTCCACCCGGATGATGCCGGCGCGGCGGAAGGCGGCGTTGTAGGCTTCGTCCTGTCCGGCCAAGGCGCCGGTGTGGGAGGCGGCGGCCCGGGCTCCTGCGGGGCTGCGGCCGGACTTGACCACAATGATGGGCTTGACCCGGGAGACCGAGCGGGCCGCGCTCATAAAGCGCCGGTGGTGCACCAGGTTTTCCATGTAAATGATGATGCTCTGGGCCCGCTGGTCGTTCCCCAGATAGTCTATCATCTCCGCGAAATCGATATCCGCCATGGAGCCGATGCTGACGAAGTGGCTGAAGCCGATGTTCTGGGTTTCG contains the following coding sequences:
- a CDS encoding WYL domain-containing protein; amino-acid sequence: MPEKLAPHVSPAARMLNLYGLLLFSGRQYSLPQLARMLRCSKQTVLRMLEQIEMSRTLTVESWREGRRKWVRVKTPATPPRVCLDARAIQLLLLCRDFVCHLLPPELQEEVGQAIARTTTLLPDPGDRSQAFTPLAQASAKGMVDYSGREDLVHTLLTAMTEHRVCRVRYHSPKQPKPREYAVAPLFFLPHHATLYLRCWRMTEDGPAEVVYDNMLLAVHRLLAVELTERRFDPPLELPEQGRAFGLMQGEPFRVRLKVGPAAAAYVRERRWSEDQKLTAIPGGGVLVEFTATSRPEVASFVLSFGPEAELLAPEDLRAEVAGMIRQMAAIYG
- a CDS encoding DUF6569 family protein, yielding MPEIMQDFFPKLEAGPPATFRNLSLWPLFYEAIPAPVYLTLEAALEQWVLEITEISEEGVVPQIRFRNQSQTPVLLLAGEEVVGAKQNRILNTSLLVPGEAEVKVPVSCVEQGRWSYKGREFTSERRVSSPTLRGKVQGRVYQALRSGLGYMADQTEVWEEVRRKASRLRVDSPTLAMSDIYTSYEEELREFCRHFPLVPEQKGFMAALQGRPVGLEAFDSHNNLARYYAKLLKGYALDAVEALHSRQRGNGPRLKGPEDFLQQLGSLPVSLRPSPGLGQDLRAENEAVVGAGLLWQDALVHFSLFPKEPEERSGRMMPPRRRARMI
- a CDS encoding GNAT family N-acetyltransferase, producing the protein MDRHILHKFFAPQAVAVVGASPKEGSIGFTLVQNLKKDGFPGPIYPINPKYPEILGLKSYPSVTAVGAPIDLAVIAIPIQGVPEVMRQCGQAKIPGAIIISAGGKEVGEEGQRLEAEIHAAAQAGGVRYLGPNCLGLICPHTRLNASFAAHSAKPGALALLSQSGAICSAILDWAETQNIGFSHFVSIGSMADIDFAEMIDYLGNDQRAQSIIIYMENLVHHRRFMSAARSVSRVKPIIVVKSGRSPAGARAAASHTGALAGQDEAYNAAFRRAGIIRVDTITQLFNCAEALGKMPRPKGGNLAIITNAGGPGVMAVDAFSKWQMEPAVLTPETLDRLNEVLPPHWSHGNPVDVLGDAPPPRFLDATRIVLAAPEVDGLVVILSPQAMTDPAGVAQAIAGEIKKQDKPAFAVWMGAKDVAAGVEILNAAGIPTFETPEEAVDTFMQMYSYTRNLELLQETPPRLPSEIQVNTRQARTFLEECFQRQNLLLGEIEAKAILSAYGIPVNTTLTAASAAAAVSAARKLGYPVVMKIHSPDISHKSDVDGVRPGLMSDDEVSRAFEDMLSRARALRPEARLLGVTIQTQVTNAPLELILGAKQDPHFGPLLVFGMGGIFTEVFHDSSVDLPPLNLLLARRMMERTRVYRILQGYRHLPPANLDELAAILVRLSQLVTDFSDIAELDINPLLIQNGKPICVDARILLRQSDVPAPRHLIIAPYPNQYESDWLLEDGTPVRLRPIRPEDEPLVKELLENCSDETLYFRYFRLIKSFPHSFLIRFTQNDYDREIGLAAFGTPPAPEVMMGVGRLVMSPDRSSAEFAVIVADPWQGKGLGSKLISRVIEIARDHGVRFLWGEVLAENKPMLALVQKMGFTIHPPEGGIRRVTMEL